A window of Christiangramia forsetii KT0803 contains these coding sequences:
- a CDS encoding SusC/RagA family TonB-linked outer membrane protein: MRKFTCLLIVFLSGFFGAYAQSFPVSGLVSDENNMPLLGVNVIVKGEARGTTTDFDGNYTVEDISSGDILQFSYVGFETQEITINDQQTINVTLKTDSESLEEVVVIGYGTQQRKDITGSVSVVSDEAIRGLQPIQTTQALQGTSSGVVVTQTSGAPGASLNINIRGIASNTENGPLVIIDGYQTDVQSLSNLNPSDVDSMTILKDAQAAIYGVAGANGVILVTTKTGELNMAPTVSYDTYYGVQETSRQVPLLNATEYALLLNESYANGGQDLPFPVVSGLGEGTDFQQAVFETSPIISHNLGLSGGTEKVTYAVGGSHLRQEGIIAPEKTQYKRSTAKISLGVEISDAFDIDFNTIYTNIDRNSINENGLGSVLFNALNIAPTFDIDQEDRNGFLGNEIINPLSQIENTFNEYNLDKFNGTFGLNFTPIDELVFTSRIGYNFGKSDAKSFSPIVDFGPGKVFNVTRSTVSQNRINDNNYTFDLYGKYENTFNDAHHVTLTGGMTVIRNWGDGLFATGYDVPNNSWEFADISLTTGTSDEKSNDSYVYDIRKLSFFGRLQYDFQGKYLVSGMLRRDSSTRFSPDNRTDYFPSVTAGWIISEENFMEDSEVISFLKLRASAGILGNDEVGQNQFYRALLNGEATYVLDGQLVNGRALGGLPNPSAKWEEAEKINLGLDLRMLNNRIDITTDIFREERKDLLIPFIPVSGIFGTGAPGGASPTVNAGTTVNQGAEFSIKYSDNIGDNFNFNVGYNVTYIDNEVTQVNGAEFIAGGAFGVGQPQPSRFEEGHAIGYFYGYKTDGLFQTQAEADAAPSQMALGAQAQAGDIKYVDINNDGVINTDDRTDIGDPIADVTMGFNLSMNYKNFDFSAYTYASLGNDMVRNYERNQPNVNRPAYYLERWRGVGTSNEVPRLTTGATSNNVLSEFFVEDASYARIQNVQIGYSLPDDLMERIKIDRLRIYASVNNLYTFTRYKGFDPSATTGEPIGGGIDYGFYPVPRIFSVGVNLNL; this comes from the coding sequence CTATTAATGTAACCTTAAAAACAGATTCAGAATCACTTGAAGAGGTGGTTGTAATTGGTTATGGTACACAACAAAGAAAAGATATTACCGGTTCTGTCTCGGTAGTTTCAGATGAAGCAATTAGAGGGTTGCAGCCTATACAAACAACTCAGGCATTGCAAGGAACTTCTTCCGGGGTTGTGGTAACGCAAACCTCCGGGGCACCTGGAGCATCTCTAAATATTAATATTAGGGGTATTGCTTCCAATACTGAAAATGGCCCTCTTGTAATTATCGATGGGTACCAAACAGATGTGCAGTCACTTAGTAACCTGAATCCTTCAGATGTAGATTCGATGACGATACTTAAGGATGCGCAGGCTGCTATTTATGGTGTTGCCGGGGCCAACGGGGTTATTTTGGTAACTACCAAGACCGGTGAACTAAATATGGCTCCCACGGTAAGCTATGACACTTACTATGGTGTACAGGAAACTTCCAGACAGGTTCCGCTTTTAAATGCCACAGAATATGCGTTGCTTTTAAATGAAAGCTACGCTAATGGAGGTCAGGATTTGCCATTTCCAGTTGTTAGTGGTTTGGGAGAAGGGACAGATTTCCAGCAGGCTGTTTTTGAAACTTCTCCAATTATAAGTCATAACCTGGGATTGTCTGGCGGAACCGAAAAAGTAACCTACGCTGTAGGAGGTTCTCATTTAAGACAGGAAGGAATCATTGCTCCGGAGAAAACGCAGTATAAAAGAAGTACAGCAAAAATTAGCTTAGGAGTAGAGATAAGCGATGCTTTCGATATCGATTTTAATACGATATATACCAATATCGATAGAAACAGTATCAATGAAAACGGATTGGGTTCAGTTCTCTTCAATGCTTTGAACATTGCTCCCACGTTCGATATAGATCAGGAAGATCGTAACGGGTTCTTAGGAAATGAGATTATTAATCCCCTATCGCAAATTGAGAATACATTTAACGAATATAACCTGGATAAATTCAATGGTACTTTTGGATTGAATTTTACACCCATAGATGAATTGGTGTTTACTTCCAGAATTGGATATAATTTCGGGAAGAGTGATGCGAAAAGTTTTTCTCCTATTGTAGATTTTGGTCCTGGAAAAGTTTTTAATGTAACTCGTAGCACAGTGAGCCAAAACAGGATAAACGATAATAATTATACGTTTGACCTTTATGGAAAATATGAAAATACCTTTAATGATGCTCACCACGTTACCTTAACCGGTGGGATGACGGTGATTAGGAATTGGGGAGATGGTTTATTTGCTACCGGTTATGATGTGCCAAATAATTCCTGGGAGTTTGCAGATATAAGCTTAACTACCGGAACCAGTGATGAAAAAAGTAATGATTCCTATGTTTATGACATTAGAAAACTGTCATTTTTCGGAAGGCTTCAATATGATTTTCAGGGAAAATATCTTGTTTCTGGAATGTTGAGACGGGATTCTTCCACAAGATTCAGTCCGGATAATCGAACCGATTATTTTCCATCGGTAACTGCAGGATGGATCATTTCCGAAGAAAATTTTATGGAAGATTCTGAGGTTATTTCATTTTTAAAATTAAGGGCTAGTGCCGGAATTTTAGGTAATGATGAAGTTGGGCAAAACCAGTTCTATAGAGCCTTGTTAAACGGCGAAGCAACCTATGTTTTAGATGGGCAACTTGTAAATGGACGAGCTTTGGGAGGATTGCCAAACCCGTCGGCTAAATGGGAAGAGGCTGAAAAAATAAACCTTGGGTTGGATTTAAGAATGTTAAATAATAGAATTGACATCACCACGGATATTTTTAGAGAAGAAAGAAAAGATCTGCTAATTCCATTTATACCGGTATCCGGAATTTTTGGAACTGGAGCACCTGGCGGAGCTTCTCCAACTGTAAATGCAGGAACTACTGTAAACCAGGGAGCTGAATTTTCTATAAAGTATTCAGATAATATAGGAGATAATTTTAATTTTAATGTAGGCTATAACGTAACCTATATAGACAATGAAGTGACCCAGGTAAATGGAGCTGAATTCATTGCAGGAGGAGCCTTTGGAGTTGGGCAGCCTCAACCTTCCCGTTTTGAAGAGGGTCATGCTATCGGTTATTTTTATGGATATAAAACTGATGGATTATTTCAAACTCAGGCGGAAGCTGATGCAGCCCCAAGTCAGATGGCTCTTGGTGCCCAGGCTCAGGCAGGCGACATTAAGTATGTAGATATCAATAATGATGGGGTTATAAATACAGATGACAGAACCGATATTGGCGATCCTATTGCTGATGTGACAATGGGCTTCAATTTAAGTATGAATTATAAGAATTTTGATTTTTCAGCATATACCTATGCTTCTTTGGGTAACGATATGGTGAGAAACTATGAAAGAAATCAGCCTAATGTAAACAGGCCTGCTTACTATCTTGAAAGATGGAGAGGAGTTGGAACCAGCAATGAAGTGCCACGTTTAACTACAGGAGCGACATCTAATAATGTGCTATCTGAATTTTTTGTAGAAGATGCTTCCTATGCCAGGATTCAAAATGTTCAAATAGGATATTCTCTTCCAGATGATCTTATGGAACGAATTAAGATAGATAGGTTGAGGATATATGCCTCTGTAAATAACTTATACACTTTTACTAGATATAAAGGTTTTGATCCTTCAGCTACTACCGGTGAGCCTATTGGTGGGGGAATTGATTACGGGTTTTATCCTGTTCCAAGAATATTCTCAGTTGGTGTAAACCTTAATTTATAA
- a CDS encoding RagB/SusD family nutrient uptake outer membrane protein — MKLKISNFNIVVLLLAMIAFVGCSDEYLEETEEYTIDSENYFNSEQDYVDALIGAYDPLQATYVNVILGEIASDNTLSGGESATDVIGFQQVDEMTHTPVNDNIDDVWDWNFAGVQRANYILEFKDKTDFEGKDRIIAETRFLRAYFNFELVKWFGPIPLSGDQRFQLGDETSVPRSPVSEVYAQIESDLLFAIDNMDYTAPQVGRATKGSAQALLGKVYLYQDKFQQSADVLQDVIESGQYHLYGTQADEDYTNLFEQVGENSAEAVFEIQYTGEEGAGFDCLQCSEGNVAVGFQGIRNYSGPIFESGFSFNVPVQEVYDLFAENDIRRDYSILDIEAWAAETGATYVEGYKHTGYFNRKYLPRQNNNVGDANLTQPNNYRAIRYADVLLMAAEALNRGGINDQLAQNYLNMVRDRAGLDDVTATGSTLTDAIYMDRRLELVGEGHRFFDLVRTGRAANAIDGFSSNKNELFPIPLEEIEFSQGNWEQNPGY; from the coding sequence ATGAAATTAAAAATATCAAATTTCAATATAGTTGTTCTCCTACTCGCTATGATAGCTTTTGTGGGCTGTAGTGATGAATATCTTGAGGAAACAGAAGAATATACCATAGATTCAGAAAATTATTTTAATTCTGAACAGGACTACGTTGATGCCCTAATAGGTGCCTATGATCCGCTTCAAGCGACGTATGTAAATGTGATACTTGGAGAGATCGCTTCAGATAACACGCTCAGTGGAGGTGAAAGCGCTACAGATGTGATAGGTTTTCAGCAGGTAGATGAAATGACTCATACTCCTGTAAACGATAATATAGATGATGTTTGGGACTGGAATTTTGCCGGTGTACAGCGTGCGAATTATATCCTGGAATTTAAGGATAAAACAGATTTTGAAGGTAAAGACAGGATCATTGCTGAAACCAGGTTCTTAAGGGCTTATTTCAATTTTGAACTGGTTAAATGGTTTGGCCCTATTCCTTTAAGCGGTGATCAGCGTTTTCAGCTTGGTGATGAAACCTCCGTACCTCGTTCTCCTGTAAGTGAAGTGTATGCACAAATAGAATCAGATCTTCTATTTGCTATTGATAATATGGATTATACCGCTCCGCAGGTTGGGCGTGCAACCAAAGGCTCTGCACAGGCATTACTGGGAAAGGTTTATTTATATCAGGACAAATTTCAGCAATCAGCAGACGTTTTACAGGACGTAATTGAAAGCGGACAATATCATTTATACGGAACACAGGCAGACGAAGATTATACCAATCTCTTTGAACAGGTAGGTGAAAATAGCGCTGAAGCTGTTTTTGAAATTCAATATACCGGAGAAGAAGGAGCAGGATTTGACTGTTTGCAATGTAGTGAAGGAAATGTTGCAGTAGGGTTCCAGGGAATCAGAAATTACTCAGGGCCTATTTTTGAGTCTGGTTTTAGCTTTAATGTGCCAGTACAGGAAGTATATGACCTTTTTGCTGAAAATGATATACGACGCGATTATTCTATTCTTGATATCGAAGCCTGGGCTGCTGAAACAGGTGCCACGTATGTAGAAGGTTATAAGCATACCGGATATTTTAACCGTAAGTATCTTCCAAGACAAAATAATAATGTTGGGGATGCAAATTTAACGCAACCTAATAATTACCGTGCCATTAGATATGCCGATGTTTTGTTGATGGCTGCTGAAGCTTTAAACCGTGGAGGTATCAACGATCAGCTAGCACAAAATTATTTAAATATGGTACGTGATAGGGCCGGTCTTGATGATGTAACCGCAACTGGATCTACGTTAACAGATGCTATCTATATGGATAGACGCCTGGAGCTTGTAGGAGAAGGTCATAGATTCTTTGATCTTGTGAGAACCGGAAGAGCAGCAAATGCCATAGATGGTTTTTCATCAAATAAAAACGAACTTTTTCCTATTCCACTTGAAGAAATTGAATTCTCTCAGGGTAACTGGGAACAAAATCCTGGATATTAA
- a CDS encoding family 16 glycosylhydrolase: MKNIKFINGIKFSLLAILALAVFSCVDDDYDIGTVSTPSNLSLDFEIVGASADMPDGDGSGEVIFTAKADNAMTYKFIFGDGFEKISSTGVVTYSFSGNGVNDYTVSVVASGTGGAMSSMSTEVSVFSSFDDPETKELLTGGDSKTWYVAAAQPGHLGVGPSSGDGFDSPIYYAAAPNEKAGEDVSACFYTDVLTYSLNANGDIIYNQDNNGATFYNVDFTDGAGEDQCRDLDTGGDKNASLAPATSGIESSTGTAINYANGGFMSYFIGTSTYEILEITENTMYVRAIPASNPALAWYLKFTTTPYDQQGATGGGEEEFETQFEDLAWSDEFNGDALDTETWNYEIGNGTDGWGNGEVQYYTEDNVSVQDGNLVITARREAESGFDFTSARITTQDNYEFTYGRIEARAKMPAGGGTWPAIWMLGANFDEVGWPETGEIDIMEWVGNEPNRTSSALHLPGNSGGNAVVGDAIINNATSEFHIYTAEWTEDSITFLLDGEVYFTFDNDASKPFNKDFFLILNVAMGGGLGGAIDADFQESSMEIDYIKVYQ, encoded by the coding sequence ATGAAAAATATAAAATTTATTAACGGAATTAAATTTTCCTTGTTAGCGATCCTAGCCTTAGCAGTCTTTAGCTGTGTAGACGATGATTATGATATTGGAACAGTTAGTACTCCCTCCAATCTTAGCCTTGATTTTGAAATTGTTGGTGCAAGTGCTGATATGCCTGATGGAGATGGTAGTGGGGAAGTGATTTTCACCGCTAAGGCAGATAATGCCATGACCTACAAATTTATATTTGGGGATGGTTTTGAAAAGATTTCAAGTACCGGAGTGGTGACCTATTCGTTTAGTGGAAATGGAGTTAACGATTATACGGTAAGTGTGGTAGCTTCAGGGACTGGGGGCGCAATGTCCAGTATGTCTACAGAAGTGAGCGTATTTAGTAGTTTTGATGATCCTGAAACTAAAGAATTATTAACCGGTGGAGATTCTAAAACCTGGTATGTAGCTGCGGCACAGCCAGGGCATTTAGGGGTAGGTCCTTCCTCTGGAGATGGTTTTGATAGTCCTATTTATTATGCTGCGGCTCCAAATGAAAAAGCCGGTGAAGACGTAAGTGCCTGCTTTTATACCGATGTACTCACCTATAGCTTAAATGCCAATGGAGATATTATTTATAACCAGGATAATAATGGTGCGACGTTTTACAATGTAGATTTTACAGATGGAGCAGGAGAAGACCAATGTCGTGACTTAGATACCGGTGGTGATAAAAACGCATCCCTGGCTCCGGCGACTTCAGGAATTGAAAGTTCTACAGGAACAGCAATTAATTATGCGAACGGTGGATTTATGAGTTATTTTATTGGTACTTCTACTTATGAAATTCTTGAAATTACTGAAAATACAATGTATGTACGGGCAATTCCAGCAAGTAATCCTGCGCTAGCCTGGTATCTTAAATTCACTACCACACCTTATGATCAGCAGGGAGCTACGGGAGGTGGAGAAGAAGAATTTGAGACTCAATTTGAAGACCTTGCCTGGTCTGATGAGTTTAATGGAGATGCTTTAGATACTGAAACCTGGAATTATGAGATTGGAAATGGAACCGATGGTTGGGGTAATGGAGAAGTTCAGTATTACACAGAAGATAATGTAAGTGTACAGGATGGTAACCTTGTGATCACAGCAAGGCGTGAAGCAGAGAGTGGATTTGATTTTACCTCTGCCAGAATTACTACTCAGGATAACTATGAATTCACTTACGGTAGAATAGAAGCCAGAGCTAAAATGCCTGCCGGAGGAGGAACCTGGCCTGCTATCTGGATGTTAGGCGCTAATTTTGACGAAGTGGGTTGGCCTGAAACCGGTGAGATCGATATTATGGAATGGGTAGGAAATGAGCCAAATAGGACTTCATCTGCACTTCATTTGCCTGGAAACTCAGGAGGAAATGCTGTAGTGGGAGACGCTATAATCAACAATGCTACTTCTGAATTTCATATTTATACGGCAGAGTGGACCGAGGATAGCATTACCTTCCTTTTAGACGGGGAAGTATATTTCACGTTCGATAATGATGCTTCAAAACCATTTAATAAAGACTTCTTTCTAATACTTAACGTTGCCATGGGCGGCGGACTTGGTGGAGCAATTGATGCTGATTTTCAGGAATCATCTATGGAAATTGACTACATCAAAGTGTATCAATAA